The Novipirellula aureliae genome segment TTTCCGTCCGTCGACCTCTTCCATCCGCACGAAATTGTGATGCTGATTGTTCGTGTTCCGATCAAAGTTGTTGAACCAGCCTTTGGGTTCTTCCGGTGTTTGGGAAGCGCGGTTGTAACTGCTGGCCTGTTTGAGTCGGAAATCGGTTGCAGGAAACCGTGCAACCGCATCACGGTCGATCATTTCTTGAAGCAGCGACTCAATGGTTACCGTTTCGGCAGCCCATGTCATCGAAGTGGATGCAATGCTGGAAAGCGTGAACACTACGATCGGTAAAAAGGATTTCATTGTTCGAAAACTTTCAAGGGGTATCGTTTCGGAGGACATTGGGCAGCGGATAGCCTAACCGCAATCCGCTTCACGAGTGCTTTGTCAGAGCTTGATTTTGGCTTGGCAAACTAGTGGCTGGGGCATCTTGCCTCCGTAAGCTGCGGCGGGAAGCCACGGCCACGCAAGATGCTTACCCTGCTTCTTCGTTGTGACAAAGCGCTCGTAGCAGAATTTTTTTATTATGCACGGATCGGAAGCGAAATCCACTCCCCCCCATTCGACAGCGGCGCTGCGACGCCATCGGATGATGCTTTGAGCGCTCCAGGATGGGAATGTGGCATTCTGAACGCTAGCTCCTCAATCGCTTCGCCGATCAGTGGGCCTCTAACCAATTTTTTCCGATACCCATTTCGACGACGATTGGAACGCTCATCGGCATCGCCGATTTCATTGCCGCTTCGATCACTGGCATCACCGCGGCCTGTTCCGATTTCAACATGTCGAAGACGATTTCGTCGTGCACACTTAACAGCATCTTGGTTTCAAACTTGCCATCGCGGAGGGCTCGATGAACGTTAATCATTGCCAACTTCAGCATATCGGCAGCGGTACCTTGAATGGGGCTGTTCATTGCCAATCGTTCCGCGGCGCTGACGACGGTACGGTTACGCGAATTGATGTCGCGAATATACCGTCGACGTCCGGATTGAGTCGCGACGTACCCATGTTCTTTAGCAAAAGCAATCGTTTGGTCGATGTATTGTTGGACGCCGGGGTACTTGTCGAAGTAGTTCTTGATGAGCTCGTTCGCCTCGCTACGAGGGATGTTCAAGCGTTGTTGTAAGCCAAAACCAGAGATACCGTAGATAATCCCAAAGTTCACCGTTTTGGCTTTGTCTCGCATTTCACGAGTCACTTCATCGAGTTCGACTTTATAGACTTTACTGGCAGTGACACTGTGGATGTCCTCTCCGCTACGAAACGCATCTTGCATCGCTTCGTCACCGCTGAGTTCCGCCATCACGCGAAGTTCTATTTGCGAATAGTCCGCTGAGAGAAGCAAATGGTTCTCGTCACGTGGCACGAACGCGGCACGGATTTCACGTCCGCGTTGCTTTCGCACAGGAATGGTTTGCAAGTTTGGATCGTTCGATTGAATTCGTCCTGTCGATGTCCAAATCTGATCGTATCGAGTATGCAAGCGACCGGTACGTGAATTGACCGCCAACGGCAATTGATCGACGTAAACCGACTTCAGCTTCCGAGCGTTGCGGTAGTCCAATATGTCAGCAATGATGGGATGACGATTGGCAAGTCGCTCCAATTCCGCTTCGCGAGTCGAGTATTGCCCGGTGGCCGTCTTCTTTGGATTGTCTTCCAATTGAAGCTCTTCATACAACACGACCCCCAATTGTTTGGGCGAATCGATATTGAACTCGTGCCCGGTTGCTGCGAAAATCTTGTTTTGAAGATCTTCGATCTCCCCGCCAAGGTGGTCGCTGTACTCGCCTAACGCTTCGGTATCGAGCCGGATGCCTTCATACTCCATATCGACCAATACTCGCACCAATGGAAACTCGATGTTGAAGCAAACATCACGCGTTTCGGATTGTTCCAAGTCCGAACGCAACACCGACGCCACTTGGAAGGTCACATCCGCGTCTTCACAAGCGTACTCGGCTACCTGGTCGATGGGGACGTCCCGCATGTTTATCTGGTCTTTCCCCTTGGGGCCGATCAGATCGCTAGTGGGAATCGGACGATAACCGAGATACAACGTCGAAAGGTAGTCGAGCCCATGACGCATCTCGGGCTCTTTCATGGCGTGAGCCAACATGGTGTCGAACAGTTCGCCACGAACCTGGATGCCATGCCACCGTAGCAACGTCATGTCATACTTTAAGTTGTGGCCCACCTTTTCGATCGATTGATCTTCGAAAAGCGGACGAAACTCATCGATCATCGATTGCATTTCATTGGCATCACTTGGGCAAACGACATAATAGGCTTGATGAGGTTCGATGCAAAATGAGATGCCAAGTGGGATCGCTTCGCGAGCGTCAAGTGAGGTGGTTTCGGTGTCAAAGCAAAATGATTTCTGTTGCTTCAATCGATTGATCAAGTCGGCACGCTGTTCAGCAGTGCGGATCGTCATGTATTGATGAGGTACATCGTGAATCGTCTTTTCCCCGACAGGCTCGTCAAATAACGAAGCTTGAATCTCGGATTCCCGTTTCTCTCGGACCACGGCTGCTCTGGCGGACGCAGCTGAAAACGTCTTGCCAAAGACACGCTTACCAATGGCATCGAATTCCAATTCGATCATGAATGCCTTGAGAGCTTCGGTATCGAACGACTTCCACGCCAGTGATTCGATATCAACGCTGTGTGGCACATCCAATTGAATCGTCACCAGCCGTTTGCTCATCGCTGCTTGATCACGGTGTTCCGCGATATTCTGTTTCTGTTTTCCCTTCAGATCATCGAGATTCTGATACAAATTGTCGATGGAACCGTACTTGGCAATCAGTTTTTGAGCCGTCTTGGGACCGATGCCGGGGACTCCCGGGATATTGTCGGAGGCATCGCCCATCAATCCGAGGATATCGATAACTTGGTCGACTCGCTCGATGTCCCATTTATCCAAGACCTCTTGAACACCGAAGATTTCCGCATCGCCTCCCTTTCGGCCGGGTTTCAGAACATAGATATCGTCGGTAACCAATTGGTCGTAATCTTTGTCGGGGGTTACCATCCAAGTTTTGTAACCTCTATCGGCGGCTTGATGTGCCAAAGTACCAATCACGTCGTCCGCTTCGTAACCCGGTCTGCGAATCGTCGTAATGTTCATCGCTTCGAACAAACGATCGATCAGCGGCAATTGGATGGCGATGTCCTCAGGCATCTGATCACGCTGCGCCTTGTACTCCGGAAACATCTCGTGACGAGCGGTTGGATCGGAGGTATCGAACGCGGCTGCCAAATGAGTCGGTTCTTCGCGTTTGATTAGATCGAGAACGGTGTTAAGAACTCCGAACACGGCTGAGGTACACACCCCACCGGAGGTAAATCGAGGGCTACGTACGAGCGCAAAGTGCGCTCGATATGTCAACGCCATACCGTCGAGCAAAAACAGCTTTTTTTCGGCACACTCGGGGACGGAGCTTTCCGCCGTTTGGTCGTCGTCGGTATCGTCTTCGGGAAATAGATCGAGGGTCATAGAGTCTTCTTTAAAAAGCTATACCGCGTGAGCAACGCCCCGCGATTCGGCATGAAAATCGTGAGACCGTGTGGGCACTCCCCTACGATCCAAAAAACGTATGCGGCCCGCTGGACACGCGGTTAAACAGGGTCTCTTAATCAATTTCAACCTGGACTTCGATCCGATCTTCACGCTCGCGAACAGGAAAGGTTTTCTGTAACGGTTTACGATTGATCGTTTGAATCCCGGTCGGGATTTCGTATTGCCATCCATGCCACGGACAAGTGACACAGCCATGTTCGACCCTGCCCTGAGCGACCGGGCCGCCTTGATGAGCACAAACGCCGTCGATTGCAAATAGATCACCATTGAGACGGAAAACGGCGATGATTTCGCTATCCGCAATCACTTCGATACCGGCTCCGTCCGAGCAATCTTCCGATGCAGCAACATCGATCCACTTCTTCGTCATTTGGTTCGCTCGTTGTTGGGGAATATGGGTTGAAGAAAGTGTACCGAACCAGAACCAACCGCTGCAATGGCTGGGGTGGAGCCTTCGAGCGATTCCGCGAGACGCAGGAAGAGCCAAGTGGCATAGCGAATGCTCCCAACTCCTTTGCTCCCAACTCCTTTGCTCCCAACTCCTTTGCTCCCAACTCTTACGTTAAACCAAAAGTACACTGGCCATGCTCAACACGAGAAAGAAGCCACACATATCGGTAACGGTTGTCAAGATCGGGCCGGACGCGATCGCTGGATCGAAATGGAACCGTTTCATCAAGAGGGGAACCATTCCACCGATCGAAACGGCAACCATTGTGTTGAGGCACAAGGCTCCACCGACAACGATTCCTAACATCACGTCGGCCTTCCAAAAAAACGCTGCGGCTCCAACCAGCATGCCGAGACACATGCCGTTGATCGCTCCCACGGAAATCTCCTTTCCCCAAACTCGCATCAATTCAGCCGGACGGATCAGCCCGAGCGACAACTCACGCATACTGACCGCGACGGCTTGGTTCCCGCTACAACCACTCATGTCAGAGATAATCGGCAGAAAAACGGCCAGTGCGATCACGGACGAAAGTGTGTCCTGGTACATCGCAATCACGCTGGCGGCGAGAATATTGAGCAGGATATTGACGCTGAGCCACGACAACCGCCGACGAGCCCGTTCGAATACCGGCAGACTACGAATCTCTTCACCGCCAATAATCCCTTGCGATTTCAAATAGTCACTGCGGTCATGTGCTGCTATCGCATGCTCAAGCGACGACCGCTGAACAACCCCAAGTAATTCTTGGGACTCGTTGACAACCGGGATGCCAAGAAAACTGTGGTTGTCAAAGACGTCCTCCAAAGCGCTTAGCTGGGTCCTGTCGGTAACGGAAATCGGATCCTTGATCATGAGTTCGAAGAGCGGAGTCGATCTCTTGGCGAGAAACAAATCTCGCATCGGCAGCACGCCTACCAACCGCTTTCCATCAACAACAAAACTGTATTGAACATCGATATCACGATATTCCTCGCTGTGCTCGGCGAGATCGTCAAAGACGGCTTGGACGGTCGATGTCGACTCGAAAGCCAACAATTCAGTAACCATCAAACCACCTGCGGAGTCCGGTTCGTAGCGGCACAGCTCTTTTGTCTCTTCCGCTTCCACCGGTGACATTGCCTGCAGAATATCGAAGGCGGATTGAGCATCGAGCCCCGCAATCAAGTCGGCTCTCACATCACTTGTTAATTCCTCAAGAATCGATGCGGCAACGTCAGGAGTAAGCTGTTCGAGAATTTCGGCCGCCTGCTGTTCCAGCAAATGCTCGATCAAATCGGCTGCCGCTTCGGTCGGCAACTCGCCAACCGCTGCCGACCGTTCCTCTTCAGGCATGCGGTCAAGTACGACCGCGGCGTCGTTGACAGCATCCGATTCAATCAACCCCCGAAGCTCCTCTGCATTCTCTTGGGCGGTGACGAGGTCGGAATCGGCAGTATCGGTTTCGGCTAAATTCATTGAGTTATTACGAGGATATCCGGGCAGCAAATTGAGTATCGAGCAACTCCCTTCGAGGAGGAGAGTGCAGATGATACCATCGAAACAGAGTCACGCAACGATCGTCTCGCTCGCATCGATCCTCCCTTGCCACAAATCGCTTTGCCCGCAAAATCATTTCAGATCAATCACAATCGACGCCTCGCCCTCCGTAGCCGGCTCTTTGGGCAACCCGACGTTTGGGAGGACACGAGGATGAATAACAAAGTGGTCCTGTGAAATCGTAGGGTTCCAAACGACTCCAAACGAAGACGTCTTCTAGGGTTCGCTGCTTCTAGGATTCGCTGCTCGAATTATGTGAAAATGAAGACTTTATTCGCTAATCACACCAACTTTTACCCTCATGGCGAAACGAATGCTTTGTCCAGATTTAACTTTCAGGTGCGGTATTACGTGACGGGAGCTTCCCGCCCCAGTTCTGCGGCTGGAATCCACAGTCACAGCAAAACGCAACCTCGAAAGTTCCATTTTTGACGAAGCACTCGTCGACCGCGAATAACGAGCTTTCAGCGAGTTTTTCGCACAACTGCCCGTCCTCCACTTGTTCCGACGGGTCAGCAATCACCGCACGCCCCTCTTCAAACTGCGTTTGGGGGGGAAGAATGGCGGCCATCAGCGAGAAGTGTCGAAATGGGCAACCTTTCTCGATTAAGCATGTCAAATGCGTCAAGTGCTTTATTGACGCCGAGCCTTTTTCTCCTGATACGTTAACGTATCGAGAACAACGCTCACACGGCGATGATCCGATCCCGTCAACCGACCAATTCGATGCTCAGTGCAAACGATATCGTTGCTGATCATCACATGGTCGATGACGAGACCAAACGGGAACAGTGGATAACGATACCAAGTTGGAGTCAGGTCAAACCGGCTTCCCACTCGTTGCAGTTTAGTGGCGGTTTGAAGCTCATTGAAGTGTGGCGACCATGGTGTCAAATTGAAATCACCCAACAATACAATCGGTGAATCCACCTGTTTCGAACCAAACGCCTTGATACGAGTCGCTAGTTGTGTCAATTGCTCATTTCGTAATCGCTGCTGCACTTCACCGATCGGTGGCAAAGGGTGAGTTGCATACAATCGCAACGAGCGCCCGTTTGGCACCTGAATCGTCGCGGCGATCGATTGGATATCGGTGTTTAATGTAAAGCGGTCGACTTCCTCCATCGGAAACCGAGAAAACACTCCGATTCCAAAATCCCCTCGGACTTCTGTATGCATCGTTATGTAAGGATGTCCGAACTGGAACAAGCCCGGCTGAAGCAAAATAGACGAACGATGAAACTCAGACATCAAGCAGTTATAGCCAACGCTTGTGACATCCATGAACGAAAAGAATTCCTAGCTTGCTCCGGACGTGGTCGCTCCCCTAAATCTATTGCCGTCCAAGCTTTTCACGTTCATCCTGTTCTGCTTCTGAGATCCCAACGAAGATGAACGGTAGATTGATCAAAATTGCGAGTAGAAAAGTCGCTGCAGCAGCAATACCAACAATCGCCCAATCAAAAAAAGCGGCAGCAAGGATAAAGGTTCCTATTGCCAATGCCGTGAAAATCTTTAATGCCATTGCAATGCCAGCGGTTTCGGCGTCCAACTCGATCTCTTCGTCGGCTATTTCCGTTTGGCCAGTTCTGCGCAGTTCCGATCTCCGCGACCGTTGTTCGCAAAAATTGACCAAGGCCAAAGCCACGTAGACGACTGGGATCGGCAAGGCAGCTAGATACGCTGCTGGGCGAAGAAACAGAAACAATAGAATCGTCGCAACGATTAAGCCCATCAAGATGACACGCAACCCAATCTGCCAATGATGTGACATTCGATGTGCATCCGTGTCACATAAACAATGCCCAAATTTCGAATCTTCGCTCGTTGTCGTACTCATTTGAATACTCCTAATTTTTGTAGCACGGCGGCTTTCCACCGTGCGCTATCTGATTTTCACGGTGGCGACCACCGTGCGACGCACAAGTGACCGTGCGACGCACAAGTGACCGTGCGACGCACAAGTGACCGTGCGACGCACAAGTGACCGTGCGAATACGGTTCCGTTTGATCCTGTCGCTGCCTCACCAATAACCGTTTCATTCACCCACCCACTAATCTTACGGCAAGTAACAAACCGATCCCGAGACTAAACGCTGCGAAGTGAAGTACGTTTGTCTTGATACTGTGATGATGTTTGATCTCGGGAATCAAATCCGCAGCACCGATGTACAAGAAGTTTCCTGCCGCGAACGGAACCAAGAACACAACATTGATCTGGTCCGACACCGCGTAGGCCAAAATGCCTCCCGCCAAGAAGGTCGCCGAGCAAAAGAAATTGAAGATCAATGCCTTCGTTGTTGTCCATCCGCCATGCACCAAGACTCCAAAATCGCCGAGTTCTTGGGGTACTTCATGAGCCGCGGCAACTAACCATGCAGTGATGCCCAAACGCACGTCCACCATAAAACTGGCGGCGACAAACATGCCTCCGATCAGATTGTGAATTGCGTCGGCAATCAAAATCAAGTAGGTCAACGGAGGCGTGTCGTCCGCTGTTGCGTTGTGAGTGTGATGCCAATGCAGAAATTGCTCTAATGCCAAGAACAGCATAAAACCAGCCAACAACCAAAGGTAGATCGCCAGAGAATTGTGCATCTTGTCTACGGCTTCAGGAATCATGTGAAGTACCGCACCGCCAATCAATGACCCCGCGGCAAAGGCAACCAACGGCAAGAGTAACTTGTCGAGTGTCTCCTTTTTGATTACCAGCGTCACCGTACCCACTAATGAGATCACACTCATTGCGATGCTAGAGACCACGATCCATGCGAGTGTCGTCAACTTAGGCCCCCATCAGCGGCCAAACGAACGACATCAAAGCTCGAAACGATTCCCAACAAGCTCATCTGTTCGCCTACAATCGGTACATGATGCACATGGTTTTCCAACATCAACTTCGCCACCTGTTGAAGTGTATCATTGGGCGCAGCGGTTGCAGGAACGGGCGTCATCGCAGTAGCTACCTTGTCGGTACCAAATGTATGCTGAATCATCTCGCTAACCCAGAAGCAGTCCTCATACATCGGAAAGTCCACTTTCAGTGTCTGGCTAGCTGTTTGGAGACGCCCAAGCAAATCACTGACCGACAAAATTCCTACAAGACAATCGGATTTGTCAACAACCGGAACCGCCGAAATCTGATTCTGCTTCAAAATCTCGATTGCATCATACACGGTGTCGCTCTCCATAACTTTCCGCGGGTCTCGCTGCATGAATTCTTCAACATGCGTCTGCAGTTTTTGTTTTTCGGCGTTCATTCTCGATACCTCCGAAACAGAATCATACTCATGCCCCCTAGCGTGGCAAAACAAGACTTCGTTACTGCAACATTGCAATGATCATGCCGCCAGCAATATTATTGATACGGAGGAAACGAATATGTTTGTCGACACCAAAGTTGCCCACATCCGCACACCCTAAGTGTCGTTTTCGCACACGTTTATGAGCATGGCGATCACTGGAGTTCTTC includes the following:
- the polA gene encoding DNA polymerase I, producing the protein MTLDLFPEDDTDDDQTAESSVPECAEKKLFLLDGMALTYRAHFALVRSPRFTSGGVCTSAVFGVLNTVLDLIKREEPTHLAAAFDTSDPTARHEMFPEYKAQRDQMPEDIAIQLPLIDRLFEAMNITTIRRPGYEADDVIGTLAHQAADRGYKTWMVTPDKDYDQLVTDDIYVLKPGRKGGDAEIFGVQEVLDKWDIERVDQVIDILGLMGDASDNIPGVPGIGPKTAQKLIAKYGSIDNLYQNLDDLKGKQKQNIAEHRDQAAMSKRLVTIQLDVPHSVDIESLAWKSFDTEALKAFMIELEFDAIGKRVFGKTFSAASARAAVVREKRESEIQASLFDEPVGEKTIHDVPHQYMTIRTAEQRADLINRLKQQKSFCFDTETTSLDAREAIPLGISFCIEPHQAYYVVCPSDANEMQSMIDEFRPLFEDQSIEKVGHNLKYDMTLLRWHGIQVRGELFDTMLAHAMKEPEMRHGLDYLSTLYLGYRPIPTSDLIGPKGKDQINMRDVPIDQVAEYACEDADVTFQVASVLRSDLEQSETRDVCFNIEFPLVRVLVDMEYEGIRLDTEALGEYSDHLGGEIEDLQNKIFAATGHEFNIDSPKQLGVVLYEELQLEDNPKKTATGQYSTREAELERLANRHPIIADILDYRNARKLKSVYVDQLPLAVNSRTGRLHTRYDQIWTSTGRIQSNDPNLQTIPVRKQRGREIRAAFVPRDENHLLLSADYSQIELRVMAELSGDEAMQDAFRSGEDIHSVTASKVYKVELDEVTREMRDKAKTVNFGIIYGISGFGLQQRLNIPRSEANELIKNYFDKYPGVQQYIDQTIAFAKEHGYVATQSGRRRYIRDINSRNRTVVSAAERLAMNSPIQGTAADMLKLAMINVHRALRDGKFETKMLLSVHDEIVFDMLKSEQAAVMPVIEAAMKSAMPMSVPIVVEMGIGKNWLEAH
- a CDS encoding Rieske (2Fe-2S) protein, producing MTKKWIDVAASEDCSDGAGIEVIADSEIIAVFRLNGDLFAIDGVCAHQGGPVAQGRVEHGCVTCPWHGWQYEIPTGIQTINRKPLQKTFPVREREDRIEVQVEID
- the mgtE gene encoding magnesium transporter codes for the protein MNLAETDTADSDLVTAQENAEELRGLIESDAVNDAAVVLDRMPEEERSAAVGELPTEAAADLIEHLLEQQAAEILEQLTPDVAASILEELTSDVRADLIAGLDAQSAFDILQAMSPVEAEETKELCRYEPDSAGGLMVTELLAFESTSTVQAVFDDLAEHSEEYRDIDVQYSFVVDGKRLVGVLPMRDLFLAKRSTPLFELMIKDPISVTDRTQLSALEDVFDNHSFLGIPVVNESQELLGVVQRSSLEHAIAAHDRSDYLKSQGIIGGEEIRSLPVFERARRRLSWLSVNILLNILAASVIAMYQDTLSSVIALAVFLPIISDMSGCSGNQAVAVSMRELSLGLIRPAELMRVWGKEISVGAINGMCLGMLVGAAAFFWKADVMLGIVVGGALCLNTMVAVSIGGMVPLLMKRFHFDPAIASGPILTTVTDMCGFFLVLSMASVLLV
- a CDS encoding endonuclease/exonuclease/phosphatase family protein — protein: MHTEVRGDFGIGVFSRFPMEEVDRFTLNTDIQSIAATIQVPNGRSLRLYATHPLPPIGEVQQRLRNEQLTQLATRIKAFGSKQVDSPIVLLGDFNLTPWSPHFNELQTATKLQRVGSRFDLTPTWYRYPLFPFGLVIDHVMISNDIVCTEHRIGRLTGSDHRRVSVVLDTLTYQEKKARRQ
- a CDS encoding ZIP family metal transporter; amino-acid sequence: MTTLAWIVVSSIAMSVISLVGTVTLVIKKETLDKLLLPLVAFAAGSLIGGAVLHMIPEAVDKMHNSLAIYLWLLAGFMLFLALEQFLHWHHTHNATADDTPPLTYLILIADAIHNLIGGMFVAASFMVDVRLGITAWLVAAAHEVPQELGDFGVLVHGGWTTTKALIFNFFCSATFLAGGILAYAVSDQINVVFLVPFAAGNFLYIGAADLIPEIKHHHSIKTNVLHFAAFSLGIGLLLAVRLVGG
- a CDS encoding CBS domain-containing protein, producing the protein MNAEKQKLQTHVEEFMQRDPRKVMESDTVYDAIEILKQNQISAVPVVDKSDCLVGILSVSDLLGRLQTASQTLKVDFPMYEDCFWVSEMIQHTFGTDKVATAMTPVPATAAPNDTLQQVAKLMLENHVHHVPIVGEQMSLLGIVSSFDVVRLAADGGLS